The sequence below is a genomic window from Oscillospiraceae bacterium.
TCTGACGCCGGGAGTTCTTCCAACCCATACCGTTCGACCAACGCATCAAAGCAGTTCTGCGCCGTAGCGTAGGGCTGTTTATCCAAAAGTTCTTTTAAATCGGCGATATCGCCGTCCCGATCCGATAAAAACTGCGGATTTGCGGGATCGCTGTTCAACGGTAAACTCTCGGAAAGCGTCTCGCCGTTCTCAGCCAACAGGTCGCATAACAATAAGATTACCTCGATACGCTTTTCACCGTCGCTGCCCGACGGAAAACTGCCCCGCCGGATGATGACAGAATAGCTCATGCTGTTGCCGGCGATAACCCGCCCATAGCGGTCGGTGATCTCGCCGCGCGCGGCCTCGACGCTGATGGTCTTTTCCTCGCTCTGCTTGGCTTGGGTGGCAATGGCCTCGGTTTCGACGATCTGGAATTGTGCAAACCGACCCGCAAGCACGGCAAACAACACCACCGTAATGGCGATGATGATGATCATGCGTGCGTTTGCGGTCTTCTTACCCATAAGATAATCCTCTTAAATCAGCGGATGTTTTATCCGACTCGGCAAATCCGAATTTACACCTGCTGTCGGCGCATAAGGATAAAACTCCTTTTGAAAAACAATCTGTTTTTCAAATTTAATCACTCAGACGGTCATAACGAGTTTTTATCCAAATAACCAGCCAATAAAGCGGCACGATAAATGCGGCGGTATACAAAATCGAGGGCAGGGTACGCGTGACAAGCGAAAAAGTCGTCCTGTCGATACCGGCGAGCCACACAAACAGCAGCCACTCAAAAAATTTAATTAATACGATTGCCGAGGACACCAGCAACAGTGCGGTCACAAGGTTGTTGCGCATCACGGTACGGATCAAAACACCGATGAAGAAGCAGAGAATCATCATCACGAGCGGAAAATATCCCGCCGTTCCCATGTGGATGATATCAAAAAAGATACCGCACCCCAACCCGAAATACGCGCCTTTATAAGGCCCCTCGCAGATGGCGGCAAGCAGCGCCCAAACGAGCAGAAAATTCGGTCTCGTCCCGAAGATGGGCGGAAAAAACCCCGCGCTTTGAATCAAAAAGAATAAAAACCCGAGCCCGCAGTACCAAAGCCACTTAAACAACGCGGTTCGCGTTGAAAATTCCCGTTCCACTCTGTCACCTCGAAGCTGTGCCGGAGGAAGTGTTTTCGGAAGTCACCGAGGAGTCGGTAACCGTACCTTCCGGATCAAAGTCGATCACGACCAGCACCTCTTTCAGATTCGAAAAATCCGCTGACGGCGTCAGCACCGCGTCCATGGCCAGTCCCTGATCGTCGGCCACAACCCGCTGTACGACCCCTGCGACAAATCCCTGCGGATAGATGCCGCCCAGTCCCGAGGTCACCACAATATTCCCGACCGCAATTAAGCTGCCCTTCGGTAAGTAAGCGAGCTTGAACAGCCCCTGTGCGGCCAATGTACTGTCACCGGTCAAAACACCGAAATCGCCCGAGACGATATCGTATCCGCCGACGTTGCAGTCGGGGGAGAGCAGGGTCGTGACTGTACAGTGATTATACGATACCTCGCTGACAAATCCGACAACTCCGGCCGTCGTGACCACCGCATCCTTTTCCTGAATGCCGTCCCGGCTGCCTTTATTGATGGTGAAGGATCCGTAATATTCACCGCCGTCGCCGCTGATCACAGTCGCACCGATCATTTTCAGATCCTGCCGCTGTTCGGTGATGCCGACAATCTCTTTGAGCTGTTCGTTCTCCCGCTGCAATTCCTCATAGTCGGCCAATTGCTGCTGTAATTGGGCGACCTGCGCCTTAAGCGCTTCGTTTTCGGCCTCGGTGGCCGTTTTATCGGAAAAATAGACGCCGAGTCCGGAGAAACCGCCTTTAACCGCCGAGGCAAAATCCTGGAACGGTGCGGTCAGATTACCGAGCCAGTCGGAGGGCAAAGAGAGATTGCGACCGCTTGCGGCGTTGCCGATCAAAAGACCGGTCAGCACCACAACGATCGCAACCAGAATTTTAAATGCTCTTCCCTTAAAAAACTCCTTCATCCATGACTCTCCAAAACGGCGAAAACGGATTTACTAGCGCATCCGCGAACTGCGGGCATCGGACAGATGTTCGTAATATTCCAGCGCCTTGCCGGTGCCCTCGGCCACGCAGTCGAGCGGACGCTCGGCGATATGCACGGGGATACCGGTATCAACGTTGATAAACTTATCAATGCCGCGCAGCAGCGCACCGCCGCCGGTCAGCATCATGCCGCTGTCGATGATGTCCGAGGCCAGTTCGGGGGGAGTGACTTCCAGCGTGGAGCGGATGGTCTCAAGCACGGCGGCCAGCGGGTCGGCCAGCGCCTCACGTACTTCGACTGCGGTAATCGTAATATTCTTGGGCAATCCGTCGAGCAGATTTCGGCCCTTGATGTCCAAACTGCCGCTCTCCTCAACCGGAAACGCCGAACCGATCTTGATCTTGATGTCCTCTGCGGTGCGTTCACCGATCAGCAGATTATACTTTTTCTTGATATACGATACAATGGCGTCGTCAAAAGCGTCTCCGGCTACGCGGACCGATTTTGCGGTGACAATGCCGTTCAGGGAGATCACGGCAACCTCTGTCGTGCCGCCGCCGATATCGACGACCATGCTGCCGATCGGCTCATCGATGGGCAGACCCGCACCGATTGCGGCCGCCATCGGCTCCTCAATCACCTTGGCCTCTTTGGCTCCGGCTTTCAGGGTGGCCTCATGCACGCTGCGCCACTCGACTTCGGTAACGCCGGAGGGCACGCAGACCATCACGCGCGGACGGCTCCAGAATCCGCTGCCCGAGACGGCGCGGATAAAATGCTGCAGCATGCTCGCTGTGACGTCGAAATCGGCGATAACGCCGCCTTTGAGCGGGCGAATCGCCTCTATGGAACCGGGGGTCCGGCCGATCATCTCTTTTGCCGCGGTACCGACCGCTTTGACCTCGTCGGTGCGCACATCAAGCGCGATGACCGACGGTTCACGCAGCACAATGCCCTTGCCCTTGACGTGTACCAGCGTGTTGGCAGTGCCCAGGTCGATGCCGATGTCCTTTGTAAACATTGTCTTCTCTCCCTTAATTTTGATTATCTTTATAAAATTCGGAAACGAACTTTTGTTCCGGATATATTATAGTACAATTTATGCGGATTAACAAGGGTTTTATCTTTGATCCCACTTTCAAATGGGTATAATGAAAGCTTCTCAGTGAGCAGTTGACAGTTCACAGTGAACAGTGACATATCCGGAAACTCATAATACAATCTCTACGATACTGCATTGTTAATTTACTTATCACTGTACACTTTTAACTGCTCACTGTTAATTCGAAATATTCCTAAATATAGAATTTAATCCTGATTGACCTTCATTTTCAGATAAGCGGTGATAAAGCCGTCGAGGTCGCCGTCCATCACCGCGTTGATGTTGCCCATTTCGTAATCGGTGCGGTGATCCTTGACCAGCGTATAGGGCATAAAGACATAGGAACGGATCTGGCTGCCCCAGGCAATCTCCTTCTGCACCCCCTTGATGTCGTTGATGTTCTCGAGGTGTTGTTTTTCGGCGATGTCAGCCAGTTTGGAACGCAGCATTTTCATAGCGGTTTCACGGTTTTGATGCTGACTGCGCTCATTTTGGCAGGCGACGACGACGCCGGTCGGAAGGTGCGTGATACGGATCGCCGACGAGGTCTTGTTGACGTGCTGTCCGCCTGCGCCGCTGCTTCTGTACGTATCCACTCTCAAATCCTCGTCCCGAATCTGTATGTCGATGTTGTCGTCGATTTCCGGCGTAACCTCAACCGCCGCAAAAGAGGTATGTCTTCTGCCGGAGGCGTCGAACGGCGAGCAGCGCACCAGCCGGTGAACGCCGGATTCGGATTTCAAATAGCCGTAGACATTCTCGCCGGTAATTAAAATCGAAGCGCTCTTGATGCCGGCCTCGTCGCCGTCCTGATAATCGAGAATTTGATATTTATACCCGCTGCGCTCTGTCCAACGGGTATACATACGGTACAGCATCTGTGCCCAGTCGTTGGACTCGGTGCCGCCGGCACCGGGGTGAAAGGTCACAATGGCATTGCAGTCGTCGTATTTGCCCGACAGCAGCAGCGTCAGCTTTTTCTCATCCAACTGTTTTTCGAACGCCTCAACGGCTTCCTTGACCTCATCGAGCATGGAGAGGTCCTCAGTCTCGTTGCAGATCTGTGCCAGCGCCACGCAGTCGTCATAGTCGGTTTTCAGCTTTTCGCAGATGGTGATTTTAGCTCTAATCGCGCCGATTTTTTTCATCAGCACCTGTAATCCGGCCACGTCGCTCCAGTATTTCTCGTCGTGGGTCTCCTGTTCCAAGTCGGCAAGCTCCGCTTTGAGTTTTTCATAACGGACCGCCTCAAGGTATTCGTTCAGTTCGGGTTTCTTGTCCCGCATAAATAACAGTATTTCCTCATATTGCAGCATGTGTTTTCAATCCTTCCGGTTTTATATATATTTATGGGTTTCCAACCGTAGGGGCGGATATCATCCGCCCGCCGGCATCATGCCGGCTGGACATCTCATCTTCTTCCATGTTATAATCATTTCAA
It includes:
- the prfB gene encoding peptide chain release factor 2; the encoded protein is MLQYEEILLFMRDKKPELNEYLEAVRYEKLKAELADLEQETHDEKYWSDVAGLQVLMKKIGAIRAKITICEKLKTDYDDCVALAQICNETEDLSMLDEVKEAVEAFEKQLDEKKLTLLLSGKYDDCNAIVTFHPGAGGTESNDWAQMLYRMYTRWTERSGYKYQILDYQDGDEAGIKSASILITGENVYGYLKSESGVHRLVRCSPFDASGRRHTSFAAVEVTPEIDDNIDIQIRDEDLRVDTYRSSGAGGQHVNKTSSAIRITHLPTGVVVACQNERSQHQNRETAMKMLRSKLADIAEKQHLENINDIKGVQKEIAWGSQIRSYVFMPYTLVKDHRTDYEMGNINAVMDGDLDGFITAYLKMKVNQD
- a CDS encoding rod shape-determining protein, giving the protein MFTKDIGIDLGTANTLVHVKGKGIVLREPSVIALDVRTDEVKAVGTAAKEMIGRTPGSIEAIRPLKGGVIADFDVTASMLQHFIRAVSGSGFWSRPRVMVCVPSGVTEVEWRSVHEATLKAGAKEAKVIEEPMAAAIGAGLPIDEPIGSMVVDIGGGTTEVAVISLNGIVTAKSVRVAGDAFDDAIVSYIKKKYNLLIGERTAEDIKIKIGSAFPVEESGSLDIKGRNLLDGLPKNITITAVEVREALADPLAAVLETIRSTLEVTPPELASDIIDSGMMLTGGGALLRGIDKFINVDTGIPVHIAERPLDCVAEGTGKALEYYEHLSDARSSRMR
- the mreD gene encoding rod shape-determining protein MreD, with amino-acid sequence MEREFSTRTALFKWLWYCGLGFLFFLIQSAGFFPPIFGTRPNFLLVWALLAAICEGPYKGAYFGLGCGIFFDIIHMGTAGYFPLVMMILCFFIGVLIRTVMRNNLVTALLLVSSAIVLIKFFEWLLFVWLAGIDRTTFSLVTRTLPSILYTAAFIVPLYWLVIWIKTRYDRLSD
- the mreC gene encoding rod shape-determining protein MreC is translated as MKEFFKGRAFKILVAIVVVLTGLLIGNAASGRNLSLPSDWLGNLTAPFQDFASAVKGGFSGLGVYFSDKTATEAENEALKAQVAQLQQQLADYEELQRENEQLKEIVGITEQRQDLKMIGATVISGDGGEYYGSFTINKGSRDGIQEKDAVVTTAGVVGFVSEVSYNHCTVTTLLSPDCNVGGYDIVSGDFGVLTGDSTLAAQGLFKLAYLPKGSLIAVGNIVVTSGLGGIYPQGFVAGVVQRVVADDQGLAMDAVLTPSADFSNLKEVLVVIDFDPEGTVTDSSVTSENTSSGTASR